The Chlorocebus sabaeus isolate Y175 chromosome 28, mChlSab1.0.hap1, whole genome shotgun sequence genomic interval AGTGATCAGAAGGAGCATGGGAGAAGTTGAGCTTTTAGTCCACTAGAAGCTGAGTATGAAACAAGGGTGAAGTGACAGCCAGAAAGATGATACTGTAGGTTGTCTTAGAAGAGACAGAGTAataaatgtgactttttttttttttttttttttttttccggagggagttctgctcttgttgctaggctagagtgcaatggtgtgatcttggctcaccgcaacctctgcctcccgggttcgagcgattctcctgcctcagcctcccgagtagctgggattacaggcatgcaccaccacgcccggctgattttgtatttttagtagagatggggtttctccatgttggtcaggctggtctcgaactcctgacctcaggtgatccactcgcctcagcctcccaaaatgccaggattacaggcgtgagccaccgtgcctggccagatgtgACTCTTTCTGAGTTCttcactttaaaaagtaaatagataATCTGCACGCATGAAAGTCTAGAAAGACATTTaggagaaaaaacacaaaaagaatagGGTGGTGGATATTTGAGGGATCAattaaagttacttttttttttttaaattatactttaagttctagggtacatgtgcacaatgtgcaggtttgttatatatgtatacatgtgctgtgttgatgtgctgcacccattaactcgtcatttacattaggtgtatctcctaatgctatccctcccccttccccccaccccacgacaggccccagtgtgtaatgttccccactctgtgtccaagtgttctcattgttcaattctcacctatgagtgagaacatgcggtatttgggtttctgtccttgcaatagtttgctcagaatgatggtttccagcttcatccatgtccctacaaaggacatgaaatcatccttttttatggctgcatagtattccatggtgtatatgtgccacattttcttaatcctgtctatcattgatggacatttgggttggttccaagtctttgctatagtgaatagtgctgcaataaacatatgtgtgcctgtgtctttatagcagcatgatttataatcctttttgtatatacccagtaatgggatggctgggtcaaatggtatttctagttctagatccttgaggaatcgccacactgccttccacagtggttgaactagtttacagtcccactaacagggtaaaagtgttcctatttctctgcatcctctccagcatcttttttgttttatttttttgagacggagtctcgccctgtcacccacgctggagtacggtgacacaaccttggctcactgcagcctccgcctcctgggttcaagaattctaatgcctcagcctcctaagtagctgcaattacaggtatgtgccaccccgcctggctaatttttgtatttttagtagggacgggtttcactatgttggccaggctggtctcgaactcctgacctcaggtgatctgcctgccttggccttccaaagtgctgggattacagatgtgagccagtgtgcccagcctgaaattaaCAATTATTAATATATCTTATGTTAGATATAGGGGATGACAgaggagaagaaaacaaatattcagtacacatacacacacacacacacacacacacacacacacacacacacacacaagtaaatGCCCATAACTATTACAGTTTTTGTTTCTGCAGCTGCTTACATGGTTTTGGCTGGTATTTATAATGACTTGCTTTCACTACCCATTCCGATTCCCTTTGTCTACAGTTATTCATGATTCTTTGCTTGGTGGGGTAACCCAAACCTTTATTCCTGAAGCATCTGGGCCACTAGCAGTCTTGTCCGAATTGGGTTGTGGTTTTCTATTGGCTTACATCATGGGACATGAGAGTGCACCCTAGAAAATCTGATTGCAGACATAATTCTCCTTATCCTCACCATGTAATAGTAACTGAGTTTCCCGTTGCTAGTCAGAATCAGTCTCATTAGCCAATAGAGTAACCTTATGTGCCTATCGATTCAGTTCCATGAGAAGCCCCGAGTGGTACGGTGGCAGTCTTAACTATCAGCAAATGGGATTATTGTTGTGATACCTGGTGGAAGAATTTCTCCctttggaactaagacctctaaaACAGCAGAACCTAAAAGTGAAGGGATAGAAAGCTAAAATTTTGCTGGTGGGTCACAGTTACAGAGACTGTAGTGAGAAGACTCGTTCTCGCTTCCACCTGGTGATTTCTGGTTCCATGAATCTTGCTATGGGAGGAACAGCAGGATAAGTTGAATGCAGATTTAGAGTATATTTCGCATCCTGGAGGACATTGCCCCAGTACCAAAAAGTGTTGCCAACCAGACGGTCTTCAAAAGGCCTTCCCTTGGATTCTCCTTTAGTTTTTCTGACTTCTGGGTCAGGTgtgtgcattcttttttttttcttttttttttgagatggagtctcgctctgtcacccaggctggagtgcagtgatgcgatctccactcactgcaagctccgccccccaggttcatgccattctcctgcctcagcctcccgagtagctgggactacaggtgcccgccaccttgcccggctaatttttttgtatttttagtagagacggggtttcactgtgttagccagaatggtcttgatctcctgacctcgtgatctgcccgcctcggcctcccaaagtgctggattacaggcgtgagccgcagCGCCCAGCCAGGTGTGTGCATTCTTAATCGGACCATTAACAAGCGCCCCAGCTTCTGCAGGATATCCACACCACCAATTTCAGAGGCAACAAGAACTGACATGGGTTTCAGTCTGCCTTTGTGGGGTTACAGCTCATGCTTGTGGGTTCCAGCATGCCTTTGATCTGCCACtttttatatccattttttttcctgactaCTTGCCCTCTGGACTTAAAGTTCCAGCATCAGACACAAAGGTAACAGCCATGCATAGATGGCCTAACCAGCTTCCACAATTGTGTAAGAGAAATCTCTTAGTGTTTTAGCTTTTCTAATAAAATTCTCACTGATAAAATAAACAACCCCCTCAAGCTTTGCCccaaactctgtgtgtgtgtgtgtgtagagagagagagattaaaaatCTGCCTTCACAAATACGATCACTCTGAAATCTCAGAATATCTAGACTCTATTAAGTATCAAACTTCAAGTCTCTTCTCATTAAGAaagacatatgtgtgtgtgtgtgtgtgtgtacgtatgtgtgtTTTGGAAGCATAGGAAGTAAATGGtgaataaatatacacacatacatatacaatcacacatacacacacatatatatctttctTAACGAGAAGAGACTTGAAGTTTGATAATAGAGTCTAGATATTCTGAAATTTCAGAGTGATTATGTTTGTGAAGGCAGATTTTTAAGCTCTCTTTTAAATAAAGGTTATTTCAATAATTAGAGAGGTTGAATAATTagaaatggaaactttttttttcaaaggttCTGTCTTCTATCAAAAGGTGCTTTTCATCGGGTATGCTGGACCCCAGTGTTTCTAATCACACCCTTTATCTCCACTCTCTGTTACCCCAGGGACTGAGAAAGGGAACAAGGTGGCAGAGGAATCAGACCTCTCTGGCAGACTTCATCCTTGAGGGGCTCTTTGATGACTCCCTTACCCACCTTTTGCTTTTCTCCTTGACCATGGTGGTCTCCTTATTGCCGTGAGTGGCAACACCCTCACCATTCTCCTCATCTGCATTGATCCCCAGCTTCACACACCAATGTATTTCCTGCTCAGCCAGCTCTCCCTCATGGATCTGATTCATGTCTCCACAACCATCCCTAAGGTGGCTACCAACTACCTATCTGGCAAGAAGTCTATCTCCTTCGTGGGCTGTGCAACCCAGCACTTCCTCTATTTGTCTCTGGGTGGTGCTGAGTGTTTTCTCTTAGTTGTCATGTCCTATGACCGCCATGTTGCCATCCGTCATCCACTGCGCTATGCTGTGCTCATGAGCAAGAAGGTGGGACTGATGATGGTTGTCACGTCATGGTTGGGGGCATCCGTGAACTCCCTAATTCACACAGCAATCTTGATGCACTTCCCTTTCTGTGGGCCTTGGGAAGTCTACCACTTCTACTGTGAGTTCCCAGCTGTTGTGAAGCTGGTGTGTGGCGACATCACTGTGTATGAGACCACAGTGTACATCAGCAGcatcctccttcttctcctccccatCTTGCTGATTTCTACATCCTATGTCTTCATCCTTCAAAGTGTCATTCAGATGCGTTCATCTGGGAGCAAGAGAAATGCCTTTGCCACTTGTAGCTCCCACCTCATGGTGGTTTCTCTTTGGTTTGGTGCCTGCATCTTCTCCTACATGAGACCCAGGTCCCAGCGCACTCCATTGCAGGACACAGTTGGTTCTGTGTTCTACAGCATCGTTACCCCCACATTGAATCCTCTGATTTATACTCTCCGGAATAAAGATGTAGCTAAGGCTCTGAGAAGAGTGCTGAGGAGAGACGTTATCACCCAATGCATTCAACGACTGCAATTATGGTTGCCCCGAGTGTAGAGTGGAATAGGATAAGCTCCTTAAATTAATTCATGTAAACCTGTGAGGTTTTTCAGGGAGCTAGCTCCCTTATGCTGTTTTACTACTGGAAGAAAAACACGTTTAACACACAATTCCAATATTCCACTTCGGTGTCAGGTATCCAAGCACTGTGGAGAACATTTCAGTGGGTCTTTAGAGAATTagggaaaacttttaaaaaagtccttttgaaagaagacatataaaGGTCAGTGACACCCtgaaaaaaagaaggcaagatAAAGATATAAGGGCCcttatctattattatttttattgacaacaaatatataaaacatgccACCAGAGAATATTTATGGAGCATAAAATGGGGGTGTGTTGCTTACTTTTGGAAACATGGGAAGTAAATGGTGAATCATGGCTGTTTGAAAGGGAGGATGCatgatataaaagttatattcttttttttttttttttttttttgagatggagtctctctctgtcacctaggctggagtgcagtgacacgatctcagctcactgcaacctctgcctcccaggtccaagtgattctcctgcctcagcctccagagtagctgggattacaggcgcacgtcaccacgcccggccaatttttgtatttttagtagagacgggatttcaccatgttggtcaggctggtcttcaactcctgacctcaggttatccacctgcctcggcatcccaaagtgctgagattacaggcgtgagctactgtacccagccCTAAAAGTTATATTCTTACACCCTTAGAGTTCCTTGAATCACAGTGTGTAAGAATTCGTAAGGGAAGGAATAATGCattttgtatacatacataataatatataacataatccTTGTAATACATGTTGTGTTTAacagatatttgttgagtgcctagTATGATCCAGGTGGTAAACTAGATGTTTGGAATTTACATTGTGAAACTTAAGATTTTTTATACATCTGCTTGTGCTTTTCTTGGTTTATATTGGACCTGTCATATCAGTAGGgatattaacttttattatttcacagaCTGAAAATACCTTTCTGTTCTTTGAGGGTTTCTTGCCTTGTGATTTGGAATCAGAGTGATCTGGAGGAGAGTCTGCCACTTGTTAACAGTGGGATACATggtaaattacttaacctctcaagGCCTCAGTAATCCTATGTGtttaatggaaaaacaaaacaaaacaaaacagaaacagtgaCCTGAGATTTTGTGTTAGTTGTGAGTATTGGTTCCAAGCAACAGAAATGGACTCTGAACGATACAAGCAGAAAAGAGGCTTATTGAACGGATGCTGGGAAGATCCCAGAATCCATGGGAGCACTAAAGAACCAGATTTGGAGACTATTACTCCCATATCCATTTACTGCCAAATTGTCCACAGAGTAAGTCCAAGAAGAGGCCAGTAGTAGAATTCATCCAATGGGGACAAGATTATTTGGGTTTAACAATATGGGGGAGGACTAACACAGGTCGTCATAACCGTCTAATCTGTAGGGATCTCTTATAATCTTGCTCTTGAAATTattcctctctctcctgcatTATAAATTTTCCCAGTCTACTTGATCAATACCATCAGCCTGCAGACATACTTTTATGACTGTCATCTTAAAAAGAAACTTCCTCTCAACCCTGGAAAGTCTAAACCAAGCTCGTTCAACCCATGTACTGCAGGCTGTATGTGGCCCAGGaaggctttgaatgtggcccaacacaaattcataaactttcttaaaacattatgagattttaatatgtatgtctgtatgtatatatgtatgtatgtatatatgtatttattttttagctcatcagctatcatcagttttagtgtattttgtgtggcccaagacaattcttcttcttccagtgtggcctggggaagccaaaagattggacgtCCATCCGTGGTCTAAACAGTCTTACAGAAGAATTCCttgaaacagttttcttttttttttgggacagagtctcactgtggcGTGGTCTCCACTtactgcaagcaccgcctcccgggttcaagccattctcctgcctcagcctcctgagtagctaggattacaggcacctgccaccatgcccggctaatcctttttttttttttttttttttttaatttttagtagagacggggtttcaccacatcagccaggatggtctcgatctcctgacttcgtgattcacctgcctcagcctcccaaagtgctgggattacaggcatgagccaccgcgcctggccaaaatagttttctttacctgttatttccactttttctgCTTCCATATTCTCCTGAGCTCACTTCAGTTGGCTTTTGTCATCATCAATCTGTGGAAACCATTAGGATGATTGTCACAAATGGCCTCCTTGTGGCCACATTCAACGGCCAATTTTCAGTGTACCCAACAGCCTTTGACAAAGTTGATTATGCCTTcctttttgaaacattttcttcactgAACACTACACTCAATTTAACTCCTACTTCATTGACtcttcattttccatttctttgcttgaatgttctcatcattttaactttttcatttaaattctttCATGTTACTTCCTTGTTCTCATGCTCTTCTATAGCAGCGATTTTCAAACATGAGtacacattagaatcatctgaaGGTCTTGTTAAAGCAGTTTGCTGGGCCCCAGTTCCAGGGTTTCTGATTCAGAGTTTCTCATTCGAAAACtctgaatttacatttttaatgaatcCCAAGTGGTGCTGATGCTGTTGATGTAGGAACTACATCTAGAAAATGTATTTGTCTTCCAGAATATCCATGGTGACAATTTAGCAGATGAGTAAATTTAGCCTTCTGTgaacagaggagaaaataatCCCCCTTGACTCCCAACCCCACACTGCTTCCCTGTCTTCTCATGGGAGCCGTCCCCTCTAGGATGGCCCATTGGAGTCACAACACTACAGCCCTGCTTTTGTCTGGTCACTGGAGTAACCCAAGAGTGGGGATATCAGCTCCATGGCAGGCAGCTGGAGGGGCTCATGCCAACTCAGAACCCCATGGCTGTGCTTCTACTTACTCTCTCAAAGTGAGGGGCTTGCCCTTCTCTACTGTCTGTCTCAGGTTTCTCAAACACACATCTCCATACTAGAGTATGATCAGGAGCATCTCAACACTCAAAGAATATGCAAGGGGAACTctggaataaaaaaatgaattcaggccgggtgtggtggctcacacctgtaatcccagcactttgggagggtgaggtgggcggatcacttgaggccaggagttcgagaccagcctgactaacatggtgaaatcctgtctctgctaaaaatacaaaaattagccaggtgtagtggtgcgtgcctgtagtcccagctactcgggaagctgaggcaggagaattgcttgaacccgggagatagaggttgcagtgagccgagatcgtaccactgcactccagcctgggcaacagagtaagactcaaaagaaaaaaaaaaaaaaaaaaggtgaagttaGCACTATTGTAGGATACAAGAGCAACACATAAAAAGTCAAACACATTTCTACATGACAGCAATGAATATATGAAAACACATTATAAATGctatatgatttataatccctccAATTAAAACAAAAGACTTCAGCTATAAACCTAACAAAACATCTCACTGTCCTGAAACTAGGAAATGTAcatgagaggaagaaaggaaggaaaggaaatagaGAGGTATCCTGTGTTCATACGGTCAAGATTGTACATAGTAAAGATATAGATTTATTTCATATTGATCTGTAAGTTTATTTCAATTCGTATCAAaatttcagaaagtttatttttagatattgatGTTTATTCTGAATTGTATAGAAAGTCAAAGGACCAACAatagataaaatatttctgaaaaaaataaatgaagtgggAGAAATCACTCGCAATGATGTTACTACTTACTATAGTCAAGACGCTATGATCagtgggacagaatagagaatgaAAAATAGATGCACACAAAtaggcccagctgattttttttttttttttttttttgagatggagtcttgctctgtcgcccaggctggagtgcaatggcatgatcttggctcactgcaaccttcggctccctggttcaagcgtttctcctgcttcagcctcctgagtagctgggattacaagtgcacaccaccatgcccggctaatttttgtatttttcagtagagatggggtttcaccatgttggtcatgctggtcttgaactcctgagcggacctcgtgatccgctcaccttggcctcccaaagtgctgggattataggcatgagccaccgcgcctggcctgatttttttttttttttttaaagatagagtcttgctctgttgcccaggctagagtgcagtagcttgaacttggcttactgaaacctccgcctgctgggttcaagcgattcttttgcctcagcctcccaaatagctgggactataggcatgcgccaccatgaccagctaattttgtatttttagtagagatggggtttcaccatgttggccaggctggtctcgaactcctaatgtcaagtgatccacctgcctcgacctcccaaagtgctaggattacaggtgtgagccaccgtgcccagcccaactgatttttgatagtagtgcaaaagcaattcagtggAGGAAGGATAGCCTTTCCAAAAATGGTGTTGGAACAATGAATAGCTATAGGCCCCAAGAAATGAACCTTGATTTAAACCTgataccttatataaaaattaatgcagAACGAATCATAGACTTAAACGTAAAGGATAAAACTTTGTAActtttagaaaaacaacaaaaacattggGGGTGGGGTGCGGTACACAAAGAATTTTCGGACTCAATACCAAGAACACAATTCATAAcaggaaaaattgataaattggtcCCCTCAAAATAAAGTTTTGCTTGATAAAAGTCATGAAAAAACCTTGTGAAAAAAAGTTAAGCTACACATTGTGACTATAAAAGAATAGCAGGTGAGAATCACGAGGGTCATAGGCTGATGGAGTAGTTGTGTATCTTGATTCTTCTGGGCATTATGCAAATCTACACGTGTGATGAATTTGCAtagagctacacacacacacacacatacacacaaatgaggGCTCATAaaatggtgaaatctgaataaagcccTGTGGATTATGTCAATGTCAATTTCTTGTTACTAGAGTAATAATCTAGTTACTTAGAGTAATAATAGTTACTTAGAGTAATAATCTTAGTTACTTAGAGTAATAATCTTGTTACTAGAGTATAATATATTCATAGTTATGGAAGACATTAACATTGGGGGAAAAATGAAGGGTACATGACACATCCTTGTACATTTTTGGGGCAACTTTCTGTgaatatatatttccaaataaaaattaaataagtatttaaatttaaaaaatgaatgtctACCCTCCAGTTTGGGAAGACAGAAAAACATTCTTTCACTAGCCCTGTTTTGATCATTGCTTTTATTTGctcaataaaagcaataaaatactTGTTAAGAGGAAGGACAAGCAACACATTGCAACTCTAAAAGAATAGCAGgtgaatcccagcattttgggaggccgaggcaggtggatcacctgaggtcaggagtttgagatcagcttggccaacatggtgaaaccccgtctctactaaaaatataaaaattatccaggtgtggtggtgcattcctgtagtctcagctactcggggtgGCGGGAGGGGGAGGATGAGGCACGAAAATCCCTTGaactctgggagacagaggttgcagtgagctgagattgcactactgcactctaggcttggtgatggagtgagaccctgtctccaaaaaaacctccaaaaccaaaacaaaacagcaagtgTAAAaaaagctggccaaaacccaccaaaccaAAATGGCAATGGAAGTGACCTCGGGTCATCCTCACTGATCATTATAGgctaattataatgcatcaacatgctaaaagacactcccaccagcgccatgagaGTTTACAAATgacatggcaatgtcaggaagtttccccatatggtctaaaaaggggaggaaccctcagttctgggaattgcccacccttTCCTGGAAGACTCATGAATAATCTCCCTTATTTAGcatgtaatcaagaaataacataaaaatggccaaggAGGAGCCTATGCTGCTGTTCTGCTCATGAAGTAGCCATTTTTTATCCCTTTACTTCttcataaacttgctttcactttactctatggacttgccctgaattctttcttgcgagTGATCCAAGAACCTTCTTTTGGGGTCTGGACTGGGACCCCTTCCGGGTAACATTATTGCTAATAGTACATGCTATATTAGGGTAATTTCCTTTTGTTGATGAAAAGAAtcaaactctataaaatatttgaagagatttattctgagccaaatattaGTGAGCATGTCCTGTGACACAGCTCTCAGGAGGTATTGAGAACATATGCCCAAGGTGATAGGGGTGCgtcttggttttatacattttagagaggcatgagacatcaatcaaatacattttggaaatacaatggtttggttcagaaaggtgggacaactcaaagtgggatGTTGGGGGTATGTGTGCTTCCAGGctataagaaaatttaaacattttctgactGACCATTGGTTGAGTTTGTTTAAAGACCTGGGAtggatagaaaggaaatgttcaggttaagatttaagaaaaaaaaaaaaaaggttgtggaGACCagggttcttttgaagtcttatagtggctgcccttagagacaatagatgacaaatatttcctattcagacctttaaaaggtgTTAGACTTTTACTTCATCTCTTCAGGATTGGGatggcctggaagaaaaagatctagctacaTATGAAAAGAGAtgctttacagatgcaaatttcccccacaaaggacagctttgcaggaccatttcaagatatggcaaagaaacatgttttggggtaaaatattttgagtttcttCTTTGTCACGTAATGTTATGCCaaagtcaggttggaaagtaagtcacgatatatagggttaaataaaacccatctgatgagaatttatggtttgtagggcatgactccctagaccccttagataggaatttgggcaagatgaAAAAATCAAGGCTTAGTCCTCACTCTGGGAAAGTGGAGACCCATatacacaaaacaagaaaaactggCCATGTGGTTACAACCTGTCTCAACTAATTCCCTATGGTCATTTGGTTTATTTAATTACTTGCCTTTAAGCCTAGGTTCATGGCACATAAGCATTATGCAAACTAGAGTTATCATATTACTATtaatttcactttgttttttctttttaaaccttgTATCTGTTACCAGTTAAATTTCCTTACATAAGTACAACTCCCAAGCAAATAGTGCTGGTCTAGCCTCttgagatgattttaaaaatgtctgcaaCACAGATAAAATTAGACAATAATTGACTTCAGGTAGACTTAgcctgtttattgcagcactatttgcaatagcaaagatttggaatcagcCGAAATGCCTgccaatgatagactgaataaagaaaatgtggtacatatacacaatggaatactatgcagccataaaaaggaatgagatcatgtcctttgcagggatatggatgaagctggaagctgttatccttagcaaactaacacaggaacagaacaccaaacaccacaagttctcactcattagtgtgagctgaacaatgagaacacatgaacacagggaacaacacacactggggcctgttgggcgggggcgggggaggTAGAGCATCAGGACCAACAGCTAATGCATTtggggcttaatatctaggtggtaggttgataggtgcagcaaaccatgacACccctttacctatgtaacaaacctgcatgttctgcacatgtatcctgaaacctaaaataaaataaaataaaatagaaacaaacaaaacaaaatatcactGCTCATTGATAATACTTTTAGTCACTtaagagctctgatgaagatgACAAAAAGATTATTGTTGCTTTAATGCCTACTAACAAAACATCCATTCTACAGCTGTGGATAAAAgagtaattttaactttcaagtctaattatttaagaaatacatttcataaggctatagccaccatagatagtgattcctctgatggatctgggcaaagtcaattgaaagccttctggaaaggatttactACTCTAGATGCCATTGAGAGCATTCATGAGCCGtgggaagaggtcaaaatatcaacattattttgaaaatttgggAATATATAGCCCTATTTCTTTGGGATga includes:
- the OR2AE1 gene encoding LOW QUALITY PROTEIN: olfactory receptor 2AE1 (The sequence of the model RefSeq protein was modified relative to this genomic sequence to represent the inferred CDS: inserted 1 base in 1 codon), with translation MLDPSVSNHTLYLHSLLPQGLRKGTRWQRNQTSLADFILEGLFDDSLTHLLLFSLTMVVXLIAVSGNTLTILLICIDPQLHTPMYFLLSQLSLMDLIHVSTTIPKVATNYLSGKKSISFVGCATQHFLYLSLGGAECFLLVVMSYDRHVAIRHPLRYAVLMSKKVGLMMVVTSWLGASVNSLIHTAILMHFPFCGPWEVYHFYCEFPAVVKLVCGDITVYETTVYISSILLLLLPILLISTSYVFILQSVIQMRSSGSKRNAFATCSSHLMVVSLWFGACIFSYMRPRSQRTPLQDTVGSVFYSIVTPTLNPLIYTLRNKDVAKALRRVLRRDVITQCIQRLQLWLPRV